In Streptococcus parapneumoniae, the genomic stretch GATTTTGCCCATCACATAACTGACTCGGAAATTTCTGAAGAGTAAAATTGCCCAAAAGGCTGCCATAATATAGCGACCAGTCATCCAGGCTTCATTGAAAAAATAGGTTTCAGCAGCTGTAAACAGCGCCATAATAATAAATTGTTGTTTATTCATAAACTTATTGTATCATGAAATCTTTCTTTAGTCTTCCTCTACCTTCACTTTATCAGCCAAAAATTCAAATCCTTCTGGAATCAGGCTTTCTTCTGCTTCTTTTTCAGTTTGAGAAGATTTGGCTTTGGCTGAAAAGGCTGCGCGAACTTCTTTCCATTCCTCCATGGAAATGGCTAAAATCTCAGGTGAAAAACCTGCTGCCTGACTGAGGATGTTGCCAAACATGGTGTTGAGATTATCCCGTTTCATGGTTTGACCAGCATTGAAGTTAGACTCAAAAGCAAGAATAGCATGGTGTTCATTGGCCGCAACCGGTTGAGAACCAACTAGCAAAGCTTTGTCCGGCCCACCAAGACTTTCAATCACCTCTCCCCAGGCATTCTGCAAACGAATCAGATTTTGACGTGCTAAATCAGGATTTTCGACAGCCTCTTGTAAGATAGATTGAACTTTATTGCGATCCACACGATAGACGGTCTTGCCTGTTGCTGGGCGACTAGGAGTTGGACTAGTTGGCTTGGGCGCAGTTCCCACATTGGCGAGTTCTTGTTTGAGACGTGTCACTTCCTGTCTCAGCGAAGCAATTTCATTTTCAACCGCTCCTGAAAGAGATGGCTCAGGCTTAATCTCCGCCAAACGGATGGTCATCATCTCAGCATAAATCTTGGGCTGCAAACTAGACTTAATATCTGCTAAACTGATTGTCGCTAAGCGAATCATTTCAAACAGATTTTCTTGAGGAAGATCCAAATTCTCCACAAAGACTGGACTATGATGAATGTTTTCTCCACCTGTTTGAACAATTAACAAATCTCTTAAATAGTGCAAAAGGTCGGTCACAAAACGAGTCATGCTCTTACCATTATCAAAAAGAAGATTTAAGCAAGACAAGGCCTTGGTAACATCCTGTTGAGACAAGGCAGCCACATAATCATCCAAGGCTGATAGGCTAATGGTGCCAGTAATTTCTTCAGAGATGGCAGTCGTCAATTCATTTCCCTGTGTCAAACTCAGAGCTTGATCCAAAATAGACAAGGCATCCCGCATTCCACCTTCCGCCTGTCTGGCAATGATTTCCACAGCCTCTGGTTCAGAACTAATATTTTCTTTTTCTAAGATATAGTGGATATGTTCCTTAATATCCTGTGTCTTAATTGATTTAAATTCAAAACGTTGCACACGGGATAGAATAGTCGCAGGAATCTTGTGCAATTCAGTAGTGGCCAAAATAAAGACTACATTCTGTGTTGGCTCTTCCAGCGTCTTTAGGAGGGCATTAAAAGCCCCTGTAGACAGCATGTGAACCTCGTCTATGATATAAACCTTATAACGAGCAAGACTAGGGGCATAGGTAGATTTATCACGAATTTCACGGATTTCATCCACCCCATTATTAGAGGCCGCATCCATTTCAATGACATCTTCTAAACTACCATCCGTCACTGCCTGACAAATATAGCAGTTATTGCAAGGTTCGCCACCCACTTGATTGGGACAGTTCATAGCCTTAGCAAAAATCTTAGCTACACTGGTTTTTCCTGTTCCCCGTGGACCAGAAAAAAGATAGGCATGACTTATTTTCTCTTGCTCTACTGCTTGTTTAAGAGTCTTAGCCACAACTTCTTGACCAACCAACTGGGAGAAGTTTTGACTTCTATATTTTCGATAAAGTGCTTGATACATTAAGATTTTTCCTCAAACATTGTAAAGTCCCATTCCGTCTTTTCAAGCAAAATCGCGACAAATTGTTCCAAATAATCTCGATCCATAGCATCGTAATCCTCAATCTCTGAAGAATCCAGATCCAGAACTCCAAGTAACTGACCATTCTTCATCATCGGCACCACAATTTCACTTTTAGCTAGACTGTCACAAGAAATATAGTTGGGATAGGTCGTCACATCTCCAACAATAACAGTTTCCTGAAAGTGAGCTGCCTCACCACAAACACCCTTGCCTAGTGCAATACGGATGCAGGAAACACCTCCTTGGAAGGGACCTAAAACCAATTCCTTTCCATCGAACAAATAAAAACCTGCAAATACGGTATTAGGAAAACGTGATTTTATGAGAGCACTGGCGTTGGAAAGATTAGCCAAAACATTGGTTTCGCCTTCCAATAGGAAGGACAATTCTTCATTTAACATTTGATAACGTGATTGTTTTTCTGATTTTAACATAGAACTATTATATCAAAAAAGGAGCCGAGACAAAAGAAAAATCCCTTGTTTAGTAAACAAAGGATTTTGTGAATTTTCAATTTGATTAAAGTTCGATATCACCAAATAAATCAGCCATTGAGAATCCTGTTTGTGTTTCTGGAAGTTCAAAATCACGTTTTTCTTGACGTTTTGGACGACGTGGACGAGCAGCACGTTTTTCTTCTTTTTGTCCTTCTTCTTGAGCTGGACGCTCTTCAAGAGCTTTAATAGAAAGTGATACGCGCTCTGCATCTGAGTTAACTTCAAGAACTTTAACTTGAACTTCTTGACCTACTTTAATAGCTTCTTTTGGATTTTCAATACGTTTGTGTGAAATTTGTGATACGTGAACAAGTCCATCAATACCTGGCAATACTTCAACAAATGCACCGAAGTCAGTCAAACGTTTAACTGTTCCTTCTACTACATCACCTTTAGCCAATTTTTGCTCAACGCCATCCCATGGTCCAGGTGTTGTTGCTTTAAGTGAAAGTGATACACGTCCTTCTTCTTCGTTAAGATCAAGGATTTTCACTTCAATTTCTTCACCAACAGTTACAACTGATTTTGGTGATACGTTACGTTCATGTGACAATTCAGTCAAGTGAACCAATCCATCAACACCACCAAGGTCGATGAAAGCACCAAAGCTTGTGATACGGGCAACTTTACCAGTTACAACATCACCAACAGCCAATTTACCGAATACTTCAGCGCGAGCTGCTGCTGTAGCTGCTTCAACAACTTCACGACGTGAAAGGATGAAGCGGTTTTCTTTAGCGTCAACTTCTTTGATTTTAGCATCAAATTCTTGACCTACAAAACGCTCAGTGTTACGTACGAAACGAGTATCCAACATTGAAGCTGGGATAAATCCACGAACACCTTCAAATTCTACTGAAAGTCCACCTTTAACGGCACGAGTTCCTTTAACAGTAACAACTTCTTCTTCGCGACCAACAAGTTTGTCCCATGCTTTGCGAGCTTCAAGGCGTTTTTTAGATACAAGGTATGTAACTGTATCAGTATCTTTACCAACTACTTGACGAAGTACAAGAACATCCAATACTTCTCCTACTTTAACAAAGTCATTGATATCTGCATCGCGATCGTTTGTCAATTCGCGAAGAGTCAAGACACCTTCAACACCAGTTCCAGAGATTGCAACGTTAGCTTGAGTCGCATCAACTGTCAATACTTCAGCACTAACAACATCACCAGTCTCAACTTGGCTAACGCTATTTAGCAAATCTTCAAATTCGTTCATCTAAAAAATCCTCCAACAATCAAGTTTTTCTTAAACTTGACATACTTATAATTTTTTTCCTAAGCACCCGCAAGGACATGTTCATATCATTCACGTCTTTCAATTATAAAAATAAAATACCCTAAGATATTTTGCTTTTTATCTTGATTATTACCTAAGAACTGGGGTAGCTGGATTCGAACCAACGCATGAGGGAGTCAAAGTCCCTTGCCTTACCGCTTGGCTATACCCCATTGATAAAATGGAGAGAGAGGGATTCGAACCCCCGAACCCGAAGGAGCGGATTTACAGTCCGCCGCGTTTAGCCTCTTCGCTATCTCTCCTACAATCAACATGGACTATTATATCATGAAAATTTCAAAAAAACAAGACTTATTTTGCTAAATTATAATTTTCAATCAAAATTTCCACAGCTTTTTCCAATTTTTTATAAAAACTATCGACATTCCCATTCTTTATGATGGCAAATTGTCCATCTAATTCGGCAATTTCTCCGATAACTTTTTTACCAATGGTCAAGGTATAACCTTCAAAACTGTCTTTTCCTACATTAACCTTGGCATCTGCTACTTGAATTTCGATTTTTTTATCTTTCTTACTCATTTCATACCTCTCTTCACTTTTTCTATTTTACAAGAAAATCCTAAAACTAGCAAGAAAAAACTCTATATCAGGCTTGTCTGACATAGAGTTTTATGTAAACAACCTCAATCAATTTAGCATAGCTAATAGTTAGTAAACAAGCATAATTGACTATCCTTTTTAGGTTATCAGTGAGTCTCACCACCTACTAACTGCAAATCCTTATCTTTGTAGTCTACAATAGCTTCAATAGCTACCTCTATGCCTCTTACAATATCACATAGACTCATTCCTGCAGTATTCGGCTTATTTACTACTTGTTCCATCATATATGGAATATGCATGAAACCTGCTCTCATATTAGGGAATTTTTTATCCACTAAATAAAGAGCTTGGTACATCAAATGATTGCAAACAAAGGTTCCTGCACTATTGGATACAACTGCCGGAAGTCCCTGTTTTTTAATAGCTTGTACCATCGCTTTGATAGGTAAACTACTAAAATAGGCCGATGCTCCATCAATACGAATCGGTGTATCAATTGGTTGATTGCCTTCGTTATCAGGTATGCGAGCATCATCTTGATTAATAGCCACTCGTTCAGGTGTTAAACCTGTCCTGCCGCCTGCTTGTCCAATACAAAGTACAGCATCTGGTTGATATCGTAATATTTCTGCCTCTAAAACTTCTGACGACTTATAAAAAACCGTTGGAATTTCTACCCAGCGAACTTCGGCCCCATTAATCTCAGATGGTAATAATTTTACAGCCTCCAAAGCTGGATTAATCTTTTCACCTCCAAAAGGATTAAAACCTGTAACCAATATTTTCATTTTATTTTCCTTTACTAAAATGCGAGAAAGTACATTAAGAATATGTGAATAACAATCATTACTAGCGCAACACCTGCTTGAGCCTTTATAACGCCATTCTGATCTTTCATATCCATCAATGCTGCTGGTAGAGCGTTAAAATTAGCAGCCATTGGGGTCAATAAGGTCCCACAATAACCTGCTGTCATGGCAAGAGCACCAGCCACAATTGGATTAGCTCCCAGAGCAAATACAAAGGGAACTCCAACACCTGCTGTAATAACGGTGAATGCTGCAAAAGCATTTCCCATAATCATTGTGAATAGAACCATTCCAAGAACATAGGCCAAAACTCCTATAAAGCGACTATCTGAAGGAACAATACCGCTAATCAGATGAGAGATAACATCACCAACACCTGCTACAGTAAAAATAGCCCCCAAAGCCCCTAATAATTGGGGAACAATCCCACTTGTTGAAACTTGCTGAGTCATTCGATTATTTTCTGATAACAAACTCTTAGGGTGACTATTGGTAATCACAAGAACAGAAATTGTAGCAAATAAGGCGGCAAGGCTAATCGAAATCTTGCTAAATTCTGGAATCATTTGCGCTAAGACCAACGCAAGTATTGCCATCAGCATAACTGGAATAAAAATTTTATTTTTCAATCTGTTAGATTCAATATTGGCTTTCATTTCATCTAAGGATGGCAAGGTTCCGATACGGACTTGCTTAAACAATGTTAACAGCGATAATATGATTACAATAATACCAATACTCATATTTGGCATATAGGAACCACCTATAAACGTAATAGCCAATAGAGTCCAAAATGCAGATGTTCCAAATCGGACTGGGTTTGTTTTATCTTTATAACTACAATAGGCTGTATGGAGAAATTGACAACCAATCACAATATAGGTCAACTCTAATAGTTGCTTTGCCAACTCTGTCATTTTTGTTCTCCTCCCCTAGTCTTTTCTGATGTCAATTTTTTATCAAATAAATAATTATAAATCCCCACTACAATAAGTGTTATAACAGCAACAATAATAGATGCAGAAGCAATCCCTGCATAATTACTTTCATAGCCTAACTGATCTAATGTTCCCCCTATCAAGAGGACTCCCCCAGCACCTACAAACGTATTTTGAGCAAAGAAATTTCCAAAATTTTCATTTGCAGCCGCACGCGCTTTTATTGCCTCATCTTCAACCTCTGTTAACTTTCTACCTAATTGAGACTCTGCTGCTGCTTCTCCCATAGGTTGAACCAAAGGTCTGACAAACTGAGGGTGTCCTCCTAGACGAATTGAAAAGAAACCAGCTAACTCTCGAATAAAGAAATAAACTGTATAGAAGTTTCCAACTGTCAGACCTTTAATCTTTCGAATCAAATCAATTGATCGTTGCTTGAGTCCAAAGGTTTCTGACAGCCCCACAAGAGGCAAGGTAACCATAAAAATCGTGAGCACTCGCTGATTGCTAAATTCTTTTCCCAAAATCTCCAAAAATTCAACAAGAGAAACACCTGAAACTAAAGCTGTAACCAAACCAGCTAAGACTACTGTTGCAATTGTATCAAACTTTAAAATAAAACCCACAACAATGATTGCTATTCCTATTAGTTTAATCCACTCCATATCAAACTCCTTTATATTCAAAATGACAGTATTTTTTAAATTTTATCAAAAGCAATACCATTCCTTATTTAATGTGTTTTTCTAGTTCTTTTTGATATTTGCTATTGGATTCCAATTTTTCTTTTTGCCATTTTTTAAGAGCTTCGTCATATTCTTTTGTTGTAACAATATCTTTTTGCAATTTCATTCCTTTAAAGATATATGGATCCCCCTTAATACCAACTTGTGAGTATGGTTTTGAGAATGGTACTACGTTACTTACAACTGGAGAACCACCAGATGAGGCTGTTGGCATCAATAATGAACTATCTGTCAACCAAGCTTGAGCTTTGGCATATTTTTCATATCTCTTCTCTAAGTCAGTGGTCTCAGAAACAGCATCTTCTAACAATTTCTTATATTGATCCAAACCAAGTTTAGCGACAACATCCTTATCTTTTCCTTTCGTAATACCAAGGTGTTTCATGGCAGAACCAGATTTTGGATCCATAATATTCAAGTAAGA encodes the following:
- a CDS encoding DUF979 domain-containing protein, translating into MTELAKQLLELTYIVIGCQFLHTAYCSYKDKTNPVRFGTSAFWTLLAITFIGGSYMPNMSIGIIVIILSLLTLFKQVRIGTLPSLDEMKANIESNRLKNKIFIPVMLMAILALVLAQMIPEFSKISISLAALFATISVLVITNSHPKSLLSENNRMTQQVSTSGIVPQLLGALGAIFTVAGVGDVISHLISGIVPSDSRFIGVLAYVLGMVLFTMIMGNAFAAFTVITAGVGVPFVFALGANPIVAGALAMTAGYCGTLLTPMAANFNALPAALMDMKDQNGVIKAQAGVALVMIVIHIFLMYFLAF
- the pcp gene encoding pyroglutamyl-peptidase I → MKILVTGFNPFGGEKINPALEAVKLLPSEINGAEVRWVEIPTVFYKSSEVLEAEILRYQPDAVLCIGQAGGRTGLTPERVAINQDDARIPDNEGNQPIDTPIRIDGASAYFSSLPIKAMVQAIKKQGLPAVVSNSAGTFVCNHLMYQALYLVDKKFPNMRAGFMHIPYMMEQVVNKPNTAGMSLCDIVRGIEVAIEAIVDYKDKDLQLVGGETH
- a CDS encoding DUF3272 domain-containing protein, producing MNKQQFIIMALFTAAETYFFNEAWMTGRYIMAAFWAILLFRNFRVSYVMGKIVDVIDQHFNRKD
- the dnaX gene encoding DNA polymerase III subunit gamma/tau; amino-acid sequence: MYQALYRKYRSQNFSQLVGQEVVAKTLKQAVEQEKISHAYLFSGPRGTGKTSVAKIFAKAMNCPNQVGGEPCNNCYICQAVTDGSLEDVIEMDAASNNGVDEIREIRDKSTYAPSLARYKVYIIDEVHMLSTGAFNALLKTLEEPTQNVVFILATTELHKIPATILSRVQRFEFKSIKTQDIKEHIHYILEKENISSEPEAVEIIARQAEGGMRDALSILDQALSLTQGNELTTAISEEITGTISLSALDDYVAALSQQDVTKALSCLNLLFDNGKSMTRFVTDLLHYLRDLLIVQTGGENIHHSPVFVENLDLPQENLFEMIRLATISLADIKSSLQPKIYAEMMTIRLAEIKPEPSLSGAVENEIASLRQEVTRLKQELANVGTAPKPTSPTPSRPATGKTVYRVDRNKVQSILQEAVENPDLARQNLIRLQNAWGEVIESLGGPDKALLVGSQPVAANEHHAILAFESNFNAGQTMKRDNLNTMFGNILSQAAGFSPEILAISMEEWKEVRAAFSAKAKSSQTEKEAEESLIPEGFEFLADKVKVEED
- the rpsA gene encoding 30S ribosomal protein S1, whose translation is MNEFEDLLNSVSQVETGDVVSAEVLTVDATQANVAISGTGVEGVLTLRELTNDRDADINDFVKVGEVLDVLVLRQVVGKDTDTVTYLVSKKRLEARKAWDKLVGREEEVVTVKGTRAVKGGLSVEFEGVRGFIPASMLDTRFVRNTERFVGQEFDAKIKEVDAKENRFILSRREVVEAATAAARAEVFGKLAVGDVVTGKVARITSFGAFIDLGGVDGLVHLTELSHERNVSPKSVVTVGEEIEVKILDLNEEEGRVSLSLKATTPGPWDGVEQKLAKGDVVEGTVKRLTDFGAFVEVLPGIDGLVHVSQISHKRIENPKEAIKVGQEVQVKVLEVNSDAERVSLSIKALEERPAQEEGQKEEKRAARPRRPKRQEKRDFELPETQTGFSMADLFGDIEL
- a CDS encoding GAF domain-containing protein; amino-acid sequence: MLKSEKQSRYQMLNEELSFLLEGETNVLANLSNASALIKSRFPNTVFAGFYLFDGKELVLGPFQGGVSCIRIALGKGVCGEAAHFQETVIVGDVTTYPNYISCDSLAKSEIVVPMMKNGQLLGVLDLDSSEIEDYDAMDRDYLEQFVAILLEKTEWDFTMFEEKS
- a CDS encoding DUF2969 domain-containing protein codes for the protein MSKKDKKIEIQVADAKVNVGKDSFEGYTLTIGKKVIGEIAELDGQFAIIKNGNVDSFYKKLEKAVEILIENYNLAK
- a CDS encoding DUF969 domain-containing protein, which codes for MEWIKLIGIAIIVVGFILKFDTIATVVLAGLVTALVSGVSLVEFLEILGKEFSNQRVLTIFMVTLPLVGLSETFGLKQRSIDLIRKIKGLTVGNFYTVYFFIRELAGFFSIRLGGHPQFVRPLVQPMGEAAAESQLGRKLTEVEDEAIKARAAANENFGNFFAQNTFVGAGGVLLIGGTLDQLGYESNYAGIASASIIVAVITLIVVGIYNYLFDKKLTSEKTRGGEQK